The Chitinophagales bacterium genome has a window encoding:
- a CDS encoding DUF3098 domain-containing protein, giving the protein MSANKNTNTPQAGSNGQNFLFDKSNYIMMLAGVVLVVIGFMLMSGGKSEDPTQFNYSEIYSTTRITIAPLMILIGFAIEIYAIMKKPATKAE; this is encoded by the coding sequence ATGTCTGCAAACAAGAATACAAATACTCCACAGGCCGGTAGCAACGGCCAGAACTTCCTTTTTGATAAAAGCAACTACATCATGATGCTGGCAGGGGTAGTGCTGGTGGTTATCGGTTTCATGTTGATGTCCGGTGGGAAAAGCGAAGATCCAACCCAATTCAACTATTCAGAGATCTATAGTACTACACGCATCACAATAGCACCGTTGATGATACTGATAGGCTTTGCTATTGAGATATATGCTATAATGAAAAAACCGGCTACAAAAGCTGAGTAA
- the hflX gene encoding GTPase HflX: MIEKKNIVNEEPAVLVGVSHKHQTEDQTQEYLAELAFLAETAGARAVKTFTQKLIHPDNKTFVGKGKLEEIRDYVHSKGIKLAIFDDELSGAQIGNIEKVLNIKTIDRSDLILDIFAARAQTAQAKTQVELAQYQYILPRLRGMWKHLERQGGGIGSRGPGETEIETDRRLVKDKINVLRKKLAAIDKQSETQRKERGTYVRVALVGYTNVGKSTIMTLLSKSEVFAENKLFATLDTTTRKIVYEQTPFLLSDTVGFIRKLPHHLVESFKSTLDEVREADMLLHVVDISHPNYEDQMAVVNKTLQELKAFDKPIITVFNKMDLYEEKVFDPWLDEEVKKDLLKQLTDRWETITEGNCIFISAIERRNIETFRNTIMNKVKSLYKERYPYMTQFY, encoded by the coding sequence ATGATCGAAAAAAAGAACATAGTCAACGAGGAGCCTGCCGTACTGGTGGGTGTATCGCACAAACACCAGACCGAGGACCAAACACAGGAATACCTGGCTGAACTGGCTTTTCTTGCCGAAACGGCCGGGGCAAGGGCCGTAAAGACATTCACCCAAAAGCTGATACACCCCGACAACAAGACCTTTGTAGGTAAGGGCAAGCTGGAGGAGATACGTGACTATGTGCATTCTAAAGGCATCAAGCTGGCTATTTTTGACGATGAGCTGAGTGGTGCGCAGATAGGCAATATTGAGAAAGTACTCAACATAAAAACCATTGACCGCAGTGACCTGATACTGGACATCTTTGCAGCAAGAGCACAAACGGCACAGGCCAAAACACAGGTAGAGCTGGCGCAATATCAATACATATTGCCCCGCCTGCGTGGCATGTGGAAACACCTGGAACGCCAGGGAGGAGGTATAGGCTCAAGAGGGCCGGGAGAAACAGAGATAGAAACAGACCGCCGACTGGTAAAGGATAAGATAAACGTGCTGCGCAAAAAACTGGCAGCTATAGATAAACAAAGTGAGACGCAGCGTAAAGAGCGTGGGACTTATGTTCGAGTAGCACTGGTAGGATACACCAACGTGGGCAAAAGCACCATCATGACGCTGCTCAGCAAATCGGAAGTATTTGCGGAGAACAAGCTATTTGCTACACTGGATACCACCACCCGCAAGATCGTATATGAGCAAACACCCTTCCTGCTTAGCGATACGGTGGGCTTCATTCGCAAACTACCCCACCACCTGGTAGAAAGCTTCAAAAGCACACTAGACGAGGTGCGCGAAGCAGATATGCTTCTACACGTAGTCGACATCTCGCACCCGAACTATGAAGACCAGATGGCTGTGGTGAACAAAACCCTTCAGGAACTGAAAGCTTTTGACAAACCTATCATTACTGTGTTTAACAAAATGGACCTGTATGAAGAAAAAGTGTTTGATCCATGGCTGGATGAGGAAGTAAAAAAAGATCTGCTGAAACAACTAACCGACCGCTGGGAAACCATCACTGAAGGTAACTGTATATTCATTTCTGCAATTGAGAGACGCAACATAGAAACCTTCAGAAATACCATCATGAACAAAGTAAAATCACTGTACAAAGAGCGTTACCCGTATATGACACAATTCTATTAA
- a CDS encoding helix-turn-helix transcriptional regulator → MQKLKFDRIKYGKELLIDTADMSDFDRDVNIAVPNFYIMGCIRKGKGQIKIGHSTLSVADNMFIFISPGTYTDIGNSKFEEAIWVFFEGDFLEYFFNEKFFIYKFEFFHGLNKPATLSLSANEFSELEFLAREIHHEIKNIDNDSEHILRSSLYLLLCKLNRYYGGVYNTFKQAISNSKALKFKYLLENNILTLKTVDEFATKIGVSKTYLNNLSQKYFGKSASELIKERLILEAKKELIFSQKDISEIALSLNFSSQSNFNRFFKRSTTLTPLDFRREFSK, encoded by the coding sequence ATGCAGAAGCTAAAGTTCGACAGAATAAAGTACGGCAAAGAACTGCTTATAGACACTGCTGACATGTCTGATTTTGACAGGGATGTAAACATTGCAGTGCCTAACTTCTACATAATGGGATGTATCAGGAAAGGTAAAGGACAAATTAAGATAGGGCACAGCACACTATCCGTTGCTGACAATATGTTCATTTTTATCTCTCCAGGAACATATACCGACATAGGAAATAGTAAATTTGAAGAGGCTATATGGGTGTTTTTCGAAGGTGATTTTTTAGAATACTTTTTCAACGAGAAATTCTTCATTTACAAATTTGAGTTCTTTCATGGCTTGAACAAACCGGCTACACTATCACTATCGGCAAACGAGTTCAGCGAACTTGAATTTCTGGCCCGCGAAATTCACCATGAAATAAAGAATATAGATAACGATAGTGAGCATATCCTGCGCTCCTCGTTATACCTGCTGCTTTGCAAATTAAACAGGTACTACGGGGGAGTATACAACACATTCAAACAAGCCATTTCAAATAGCAAAGCACTAAAGTTTAAATACCTGCTTGAAAACAATATACTTACGCTGAAAACAGTGGATGAGTTTGCCACGAAAATTGGAGTTAGTAAGACGTACTTAAACAACCTTTCCCAAAAGTATTTTGGAAAGTCTGCTTCTGAGCTGATAAAAGAACGGTTGATCTTAGAAGCAAAGAAAGAATTGATATTCTCGCAAAAAGATATATCCGAAATTGCCTTGTCGCTCAACTTTTCAAGCCAGTCGAACTTTAACAGGTTTTTCAAACGGTCCACAACCCTTACTCCGTTGGATTTTCGCAGGGAGTTTTCAAAATGA
- a CDS encoding arginase family protein, protein MQDLRQFFTEQHFIETVPEGSYEPAQLGANISYAIGDDFDWEDADIIIVGCGGYDNSADNSGPDTIREELYRMYGWHGSVKVADAGNILQGARQRDTLAALRTVLTELRQAGKIVLVLGGPHDLTMQQYEAFKKTEQVIHATVTDMLIDMDDAEEVNARSFLMDMLTGQPNFIRHYNHIGFQSYYVHPKILETLDKLRFDFYRVGVVREHMEDMEPVLRSSHLYSFDISAIMHSFAPANINGSPNGFTGDEACLLARFAGMASKLTSMGIYGYDHDHDMHNMTAKQIAQMVWYFIDGCRVRKSEAALTETDEYFSFNLAFSGNDSIFLKSKRTNRWWMMMPDGSYIPCSYKDYQTAAMGDIPERWLREQERLV, encoded by the coding sequence ATGCAGGACCTGAGACAGTTTTTTACAGAGCAACATTTTATTGAAACCGTGCCAGAAGGCAGCTACGAGCCCGCCCAGTTAGGAGCCAACATCAGCTATGCCATAGGCGACGATTTTGACTGGGAAGATGCCGACATAATAATAGTAGGCTGCGGGGGCTATGATAACTCAGCAGACAATAGCGGCCCTGACACCATACGCGAAGAGTTGTACCGTATGTATGGCTGGCATGGGTCAGTAAAGGTAGCTGATGCCGGTAATATACTACAAGGAGCCAGGCAAAGAGACACACTTGCGGCCCTGAGAACCGTACTGACCGAACTTCGCCAGGCCGGGAAAATAGTACTGGTACTGGGCGGTCCGCACGACCTGACCATGCAGCAATACGAGGCGTTCAAAAAAACAGAGCAGGTAATACACGCCACTGTGACTGATATGCTGATAGATATGGACGATGCTGAAGAGGTGAATGCCCGCAGTTTCCTGATGGACATGCTGACCGGGCAGCCCAACTTTATCCGCCATTATAACCACATTGGTTTCCAGAGCTATTATGTACACCCCAAAATACTGGAAACGCTGGATAAATTACGTTTCGACTTCTACCGCGTAGGTGTTGTGCGCGAGCATATGGAGGATATGGAACCCGTACTCAGGTCAAGCCACCTGTACAGCTTCGACATCTCAGCCATTATGCACAGCTTTGCGCCTGCCAATATCAATGGCTCGCCCAATGGCTTTACGGGTGATGAGGCCTGCCTGCTGGCACGCTTTGCCGGTATGGCCAGTAAGCTTACTTCTATGGGCATATACGGCTACGATCATGACCATGATATGCACAATATGACCGCTAAGCAGATAGCCCAGATGGTGTGGTATTTTATTGATGGGTGCCGGGTGCGTAAAAGTGAAGCTGCACTTACCGAGACCGATGAATACTTTAGCTTTAACCTGGCATTTTCGGGCAATGACAGCATTTTTCTGAAGAGCAAACGCACCAACAGGTGGTGGATGATGATGCCTGATGGCTCATATATACCCTGCTCTTACAAAGACTACCAGACGGCTGCGATGGGCGATATTCCAGAGCGCTGGCTACGCGAGCAGGAACGTTTGGTGTAG
- a CDS encoding DUF3276 family protein: MAYENKNFGDNRNNESIYSKRIRAGKRRTYFFDVRATRGNDYFITITESKKRFDDNGYERHKMFLYKEDFNKFIAALTETVDYVKTDLMPDFDFDAFNHDDDENADGNYTPRANTNEQSNSNHSVVAESNDDDSDDAAGNEPVASETSVVSSTNDDDSVDDWKI; the protein is encoded by the coding sequence GTGGCGTACGAAAACAAAAACTTTGGCGACAACCGTAACAACGAGAGTATTTACAGCAAACGCATCAGGGCAGGAAAAAGAAGAACTTACTTCTTTGATGTGCGTGCAACCCGTGGCAATGACTATTTCATCACCATCACTGAAAGCAAGAAAAGGTTTGATGACAACGGATATGAGCGTCATAAAATGTTCCTGTACAAGGAAGACTTCAATAAATTCATAGCTGCACTGACAGAAACCGTTGATTATGTAAAAACTGACCTGATGCCTGATTTCGACTTCGATGCGTTCAACCACGACGATGACGAAAATGCTGATGGTAATTACACGCCTCGTGCCAACACTAACGAGCAATCAAACAGCAACCATAGCGTTGTTGCAGAAAGCAATGATGATGATAGTGATGACGCCGCGGGCAATGAGCCTGTTGCCTCTGAAACATCAGTAGTATCATCTACCAACGACGACGACAGTGTTGACGACTGGAAAATATAA
- a CDS encoding 1-deoxy-D-xylulose-5-phosphate reductoisomerase, which translates to MKRLAILGSTGSIGTQALEVIAAHPELFQAEVLSAHSNAELVIDQSKKFRPNVVVITDESKYEHVKSALSLYPIKVYSGRKALNDVVQWDSVDMVLTAIVGFAGLSSTMASIEAGKTIALANKETLVVAGELVMQLAREKRAGIIPVDSEHSAIFQCLVGEDLDSVEKIILTASGGPFIGRKPNYLVNVKASHALQHPNWTMGAKITIDSATLMNKGLEMIEAKWLFGLQNDQIDVIIHPQSIIHSLVQFRDGSLKAQLGLPDMKLPIQYAIGFPHRLKNDFKRFDFKDYSSLTFEQPDYKTFRNLALAKDAMYKGGNLPCIMNAANEIAVDAFLHNKVSFIEMSDIIEQTMAQIAFIEHPTLEEYEHSDEEARAFAAGLVKKSQLAS; encoded by the coding sequence ATGAAGCGATTGGCCATTTTAGGCAGCACCGGTTCCATAGGTACGCAGGCGCTGGAAGTAATAGCAGCACATCCTGAACTTTTTCAGGCTGAGGTATTAAGCGCACACAGCAACGCCGAACTGGTGATCGACCAGTCCAAAAAATTCAGGCCAAACGTAGTAGTCATTACAGACGAGTCGAAATACGAACATGTAAAATCTGCCTTGAGCCTGTATCCTATAAAAGTATATTCGGGCAGGAAAGCACTTAACGATGTAGTGCAATGGGATAGTGTAGATATGGTATTGACAGCTATTGTAGGGTTTGCAGGATTATCCTCTACCATGGCATCTATAGAAGCAGGCAAAACAATAGCCCTGGCCAATAAAGAAACGCTTGTAGTTGCCGGTGAACTGGTGATGCAACTGGCAAGAGAGAAAAGGGCCGGTATTATACCTGTGGATAGTGAACATTCAGCCATTTTCCAGTGCCTGGTTGGCGAAGATCTGGACAGTGTAGAAAAAATAATACTCACCGCTTCTGGCGGTCCTTTTATAGGCCGCAAACCCAATTACCTGGTCAATGTAAAGGCCAGCCATGCCCTCCAGCATCCTAACTGGACCATGGGTGCTAAAATAACCATAGACAGTGCAACGTTAATGAACAAAGGGTTGGAGATGATCGAGGCCAAGTGGCTGTTCGGGCTGCAGAATGACCAAATTGATGTCATCATACACCCGCAATCAATTATCCACTCACTGGTACAGTTCAGGGACGGTTCGCTGAAGGCCCAACTGGGGTTACCGGACATGAAGTTGCCCATACAGTATGCGATAGGATTTCCACACAGGTTAAAGAACGATTTCAAGCGATTTGACTTTAAAGATTATAGTTCGCTCACATTTGAGCAGCCTGATTATAAAACTTTCCGTAATCTTGCACTCGCAAAGGATGCGATGTATAAGGGAGGTAACCTGCCCTGTATTATGAATGCAGCCAATGAAATAGCTGTTGACGCCTTTCTTCATAACAAGGTGAGTTTTATTGAAATGAGTGATATAATAGAACAGACTATGGCTCAAATAGCATTTATAGAACATCCTACCCTTGAAGAATATGAGCATAGCGATGAAGAGGCCCGGGCATTTGCCGCAGGCCTGGTAAAGAAAAGCCAGTTGGCTTCTTAA